The segment TGCTTCTCGCTGTCGTTGTCGGTATGCCTCCGCGCCTACGGTCCGGACATCTCCTCGCTGTTCTTTGGTAAGTCGGCGCAGCACGCCGCGCACTTTCTTCGGTCGAGCTGGGCACCTGTGAAAGTTAGCCAGGTGAGGGCCCAAGCAGTTAATGCACTGTTCTGGCGCGGCGCAGTCATCAGTAGAGTGGCCGATCTTGCCGCAGCGTTGGCAGACTGGCCGTCTATGACAGTTGCGGTCAAAGTGAAAGCCCCAGCACGTCTCACACTGTCTTAGCCGGTCAGTTTTGTCAACAAGTCTGGCCATGCTGCTGCCAAACAGCGACCAAAATCTCTTTGTGGGCTTCAGAAAGGACACAAGTAGGGCCTTGGTCAAAGGGTTGTCCGAGAATTGTCGCGCTGGGCGTATGTCAACAGGCTTGAGCCCCGTCTGCATTTCTATCTCGTCGCTGACGATGCTGTCACTATCCACCTCATTACCGTGAAAGTCGGTCAGTCTTTTGGGAAAGTCTGAGACCACATAGGTGAACCATTCTTTGTTCGTTTCTACTGCTATAGGTTTCAGTTCAGCGGCCCATTCAGCCTGCTTTTCTACAAGAAAGTCGCGTGTTGCCGAGTCGGCAGCCAAGACGGCCCATCCAGACCGGACCTGGAACACCTGTCGGATCTTGTCCGAGACGGCGCCGAGTTTCTCCCGGATTAAGGTCCGGATGGCATAGCCACTGTGGGCCCTGGCCGGGGCTCTGGCTTCTAGACGGATGAAGACACGGAGATCTTGTCGGAGTGGGGCGATGGTCGGctgttgcccttggcgatgaggtggGTCGGATTGTcggtgctgctgttgttgctgacgGTGTTGCTGATGGTGGCGGTGGGCTGGGCGAATGTGGGCAGCGGGAAGCGAGATGGCGGCGACGCTGCTGTAGCTGGGCTTGGGGGTCGTAGGTCCGGAGCCGGAGAGCTCTCGTTTCCAGATGCCGAGGAAGCTGTCAGCAAGTTGTCTAGCTAAACGGCGTTGCGGTCCGGTAGCGAATTGCTGAgccgcttcttcaaacttggcGCAGAAGGTTTGAAAGACCATCAGCTTGGCGTTGTACTCTTCCGCGTGTTCTCGCGCGAGATCATTGGCCGACTCGATAATAGAGATTGGTTGTTGTTCAGAGATCGATGGTGAGTTGGCACGCGCAGCTTCTTCCGTAGCTGCAGCAGCGGTGGCGGCGATAAGTGGTGAGGATGGAGTCTGGGCCATCTGCCTGGGAACGGGTAAAACACCAATGGTGCCATTCACGGTCGCAGGGCTATTCTGCAAGAGAGCTGCACGGGCTCCTCGATTCAGATTAGCGGGAGTGTGGATCCCTAAATCGAAGGGGTCTGGGGCAGCGGGCGGGCTCGTCGAAAACGAggccatcgccgcggcttgcGACTGCGCAAAGCGCAGGTTGAGTCGGTTGttgtgcacttgttaaggatTTAGGTGTAGACAGggccactttcttaacacttgtatgccaagaaagtgtgatgacaaaggaaggtgCGTTGCCCCTACGTCGATAAGAGCGGCAAGCAGATGATGCAGGGTGGCGGTACCCAGATCATGGCGGGTCACGGCCAGATTCGCGGTCCTGGTCATAATGCTGTCTTCGCCGACAACGATGCTGATGTACTCGTTTACCACTATTACGATGCTACCAGCGGCGATGCTCGCATTGGTATCAACCTCCTCCGCTACGATAACGGTTGGCCTGTTGCCTACTGAAGATAAATTTGGTACTGGTTATTCGATACAATGTTAATTTTCGGTCCTAAGCTATTAACACTCCCTCATGTATATAAGAAGGCTTGTCAGATATAATTACATGTATCGAATCATTTGTCTACAAGGGCGAGTTGGATCCTTTCGATGATCGAAAGTAGAAATCCCACGACTTTCGCGACTTTCGCAAGTTAGAATCTTATTTGAGTCCTGCTGTCTGACGAACTAGCCTTATCTGCGAGGCCGTCGGGTGAACCAAGCGCCAAAAAGGTGATACCACGGATTCTAAATCAAGTCGGTACATAGAGAAATCAGGTTGATTAATGAGAGTTAACAAGTGATTATACTAGAATGTGGGTACCGTATTAGATAGGAGTGAGGGATGATACGATAGGAGATGGGTCAGTGCAGCCGTAAAATTGCAGCTAACGCCTGTGATACGAGTAACATTCACTCTTATACGCGTTTAGCATACGCGTATTCTGATGCATCACATTGTCGAACGACTGGTTGAAAATTTAAGATTCGCACATCATTTTCAAGCCGCGGTAAGGGTTTGTAAGTAAGGTTGAAATGACCTATGTCTAGCGGGCAGGAAATCATCAAGGCTCTGCATACATCTCGGTAATATGAGAAATGGAAGGTTGGCAGGAAGACGTGTTAGTAGTCCGTGGCTGAGTTTCCTTCCGTCCCATCCTACCAcccttctccatctcattAACCTAGTCCAGTACAGGGATCGTCATAGGAGTCCTGGTTGCCAAGTCGTAGTGTTTAATTAGCTTTGTGTTTCACATTTAGTTGCGTCAGCAATCCCTGATAATGCCGCAACCCCGCGAGTTCTCCGCTACTCTTGAGCCACGCTCGTAACCGTTGATTGTTCCAATAAAATGAGCAGCAGGCTGATGTAGGAAAGAGTCTTTTCCCTTCACTGATAAACATTGTCTTTGAGAGATTATCCCGCGTTGTCTGAGAATGGCATATTCAAGGCAGATACGTACGTCAACGTTGGAAATGCGGGCATGGAACCTTACTACGGCACTGTCAACTTTGAAAAACATTTGAATCTCAGGATCAACATCTAGGGAGGGAATGAAAGGGTCTGGTTCCAAGTCTTTGGGACTCGACCATTATATCTCGATGTCCAAAGTTTATTTCAGTATGTGGTACGACAAAAGAGTAAACCGTAAACCTTGATCAATCTGCAGCATTTTCTCAGCAATACAAGTGAGGTAAGCCGCGTTACTTGGTTAATACGGTCCGCCTGGCTGACGATTTGGGCGCTTAAAAAATGAAACTCTCAGCCTATCAAGAGGTAAAGTAACGAGAGGTCTGAAACGTACTAATTTTAGAAGCACTTCTCTGAGGTATTTATTAACAATATATCCCCCCGCCCTCTTGTTCCTGCCCCGCCCTATTACTATTTAAATATCATACACAAAAGTTTCTCCTCCAGAAGGCCATCACAATCAGCGAGCATGGCTGGATATCTAGCCAAACATGGCTGCCCAGACTTCATTCTCTCAGCCACGATTATTCTCTTTTACTATATTACACCCGCCAACGCTCGCCAGCGTTCTTTCGCGCAGTTCCAGGAATTCTTCCCCGCATGGGACGGACTCCTCAAAGAACAGCTTGAAAAACATTGCACTGAGCCCCTCAATGATTATCGGAATCGGTCTAGTCCTATACCACGACCTGGTTATTTGGTGATAGGTTGTATCTTAGACACTATGCCTGAATTCCGAAAGGCCGAACTAGCCTCAGCTGCTGTCATCCTCGGGCTTGCGCCATCAGTGCTTCAGCTGCTAAGTGCATCCTATCTCGACACGGCTATGCTAGCCTATCGCCGTCCTATCCTTGCCCTGCTACTTTCTATGTCTAGCTCAGGAGTGCGTCCTCTAACAGCAACTGAATATAACAACTCCATTACCAAAATGGGCACAAGCCTTCCCTCTATGACATTTGGCAAATCTCAATCCGCCTGGGCGCCTGTTATTGTATCTCTGTCAGAGTACATTATTGCTGCTGCAACTGTTGCAAATAATGTGTATCTTGCCTATCAGCTTAGCCTATGGGCCGTTTGCACATTCTCTCCAGGAGAAGATTTTCTACCCGCCATTTGGGCCGTTGCGGCTACAACTATACATCTTATCGGCCATTTAGTTGCCAGATTGGGAATTTCTATAGAAGACAgaggtgaaggaggagaacTATATAACAAAAGAAAACTATGGTATGGACTCCGGACTGAGCTGATACCGATACATTGGCAAAGCAGACTCAAAGTCAAGGCGGAGGATAGACATATGGGCTGGTTCCTAGTATTGGCATCCGTTCTTTATGTGGGCGACATGCTACAAGCACTCTTTGGCACCATTGTCCTATCTAGCTTGGTATTTATCAGTGTTAGAGATGCGGCTATTATAGTGATTCGGTTAGTGGCAAGTGCTCTTTTCGCTCGGTTGATTGTTATCTATGAGCTGGCTGGACTTAGGACAGATAAGAAAGAGCATACCCCGTCTGAGGCTATAGAACTACTCTAATTAGCACAAATATATTCAAATTTAAACATTTGACAGTTGTTTTTATTAGCGATCTTACTAACAGTTGAGGATATCTTTCACGAGGTCTACTTGCAAATACTGCTCACGTATAGTTCACTATAGGTATGCGGAAGATGCGTTGCCGTGAAGAATGCGTGGTAGGTACATAGTGTATCCCGCTGGAAGTATTAAGAACAATTAGAGATATCGTAGGGTAATGGTGTTCCGTCTTAAATACGACGCATAGAGCTTTTACAATAGCTAAATTATGTACAGAATCTAAGCAATGCGCCACTTTAACCGGGTAAAGAGGATGAAAGACGAAGATATCATAACGTATCGGCATTAGAGCAATAGAGAAGATCAACACGTCGAAGTCTAGGTCGCCAAAGACATGGATGATGAACCTGTCCACGTCCATAAAATCTAATCCCCCAGGATTAGGTAGCCGAGATTAATGTTGTGCGCGCGTCAACGTGATGAATCCCTTAAATAAGGTCGAACTTGAAACTGAGAGGCAAACAAAGCAAGGAAAACCACCCAATTTGTAAGTTAGAATGCCGCTTTGACTTGAAATTTGCTTCAGGTTTTGTATTGAGCGCCATTTTTCAAGGTGAAATTGGGATGTTGGGGCAGAACTGGAATCTTGAGCCAATGTATTACGATACGCTCGCTTACAGTGAAAAGAAATAGTAGAATTAATAGAGACATAACATTTTGATTCGCGTCAAAATGTTGTGGCCGCACAAAAGCCACGCAAGGTTCGCAATTTTCTACTCGCAGCCTAATCTTAATCTATGCATTTGTCATCTTTTCCCACCTACCACCAGTCTGAGCCTAACGACTGCATTACTTGCTTATGGCctgctttcttttttatcttgCCTGAAAGTCAGACCAGTAGCGTCATTAGTGGTATGCGCAGCTTAATAGTCGTTCTGGCAGCATGGACCTCACTCCACAGCTGGACATTGGCGATGAGATTCTTCCACGACTTCCGAAGCTACAGAAGATATCCCACCTAAACACAGGGAGGTACCCCACTTTACAAGAATCATAATATCGTTTGGGTCTGCGCGCTGCATCTGTAGGCGGCTGCGGCTCGGGCCATGCTGGACGAGCTTTATGGCCACCTACCCATACACTTAGACAATGGAAATGCTCATAATCTCAGGAGTATCAAGCCACACAACATTTTCATCGCATGTTTACCCTGATCCGGCACCAATATTGCAGCTAACGTGCTAACTAACATGCCAACTAACACACGTCACACATTCACCCCACTCCAGCTCTGCTTATGGTCAGAATGGGCGGTGCAGCAGCGAGTAAGGTTGAGGTTCTGCTGGAGAGTATTGTTATTGGGATGCGGGCCATGTAGTACGACTTTGAACAGGCCACGCTAGGGGTTAATCCTAAACTAATAAGATCTCCTATCACTCTCAAGTTTTCCCTTCTAGTAGCTATCATGACTATATGGACGCCGTCTATAGATAACAAAATCACAAGTCGAATTCGGTCTCTGCAAATAATCCTTCACACTTTACCCACCTCGTTAGTTGTCCCTTTCGGCGTAAGCATACCAGTCATCTACGAACCCCCAATCACTCCCTCTAGCTAGGCCGGTAATTAGCAAAATGTCTTTACAAGACTACACGAATTCCTACTTACGTTTGGTCCCGTTCTTCAACCAACAGTTTGCGCTACGGCTTTCCCACTCCTTCGACATATTCTTATTGAAAACAACACTTTTGCATTCTGTTCCCGTACCTTGTTGAACATCATTCTCGATCATCGTTGCACAGGCTGTGAGGCAGTCCTCAATAGAATATGCAACGATGCGGACAAAATCGCCGATAACGCCGCCCTCACTGGCCTCAGAACCAGAACTGCCGCCAAATTAGTTCGCACTCAAATTACAACATATTTGGCCTACGTACGTAGCACCTACACCACAGTACCACTTGAAGCTGTATCCCATCTTAATCATGAAGCTTGTTCCGTCACTCTTATTCCTAGAGCAATTAAGCGCAACCTCGGGGACGTCCGAGGCTGGCCTCGGTATATACGGCGTTTGTAAGGCCTCACTTGCTGTGTTGTCCATAGTCGGACATTCAGCCGGTGCAGACCTCTCCCTAGTACATGAATTCAGATCACTAGAGCATGGCATATAAGTGCGAGTTCTCTCCCATTCCACGCCGGCGACTCACGACTTTGCATTGGCCAACGCTGTGCCGAGTCCTCCTCCTACAGCTCCCCCAACAATGGCAGCCGCGATGAGCGCGATGAGAGCCGTAAATGCCCAAATATTCAAGCCGAATGGAACATTCTGTTGATACCTCTTTTTGAGTACCGATACTGGATTGTAGAATTTCTCCGGTACGTAACCAGAAGCCACCTCTGGGCTTTGGCTGCTCTCTGGGCGTCGAGATCCACCTCAAGGCCTTCGTTGTCGTGGTGCTCAGTCATGCTGTTCGCTCTAATGAAGACAtagaagggaaaaaaagataCTGATCACATACATGCGTCTTATTATAAGTTTGAATGGGAAAGCCGGATAACGCCAGAGTCAGGCCACTTGGAGGCGCAGCTCTGACCATTTGAGACGCTGTTTCAGACATTGCGTTATATGTAAGCTGACTGCATATTCCCACAAGTAACATCCCTGTCCAGTCCCTGCAAATCTGGAAGGCTTATACCGTAGGCGCTTATACTAGTGATACGATTGGATACAGTGGACTTTGTGTAACTAGGGGCAGACTTAATTTCGGCCTCCAACCTTACCATGCGGTACCCACCTACCGGCAGCACCCACCTACCGGCAAGCGAAAAAAAAGTTTTCCCATACAAACTGCTATTTTTCAACCCCCTCACGAACGGTCACCAAAATAGGAATAACAAACTGATTGCTATTTTCCAGTTCGGAATTgaatatattttaatattctCTTGGCCTCTTAACTGCGCGCCCAGTGCGCGTGCGTGCCACAGGTAACTCTTCCGCCTCCGAATTTGAaccctcatcctcttccactCCTCCCACCTCGATCActtcctcaacagcctctgtctcttcagctgcttgatTTGGTTCTGAAATAGTGTCACCAGCCACTAGAGCCTCGGCTAATGACATGAACTTCCTGTTGGGATTCGGTatcgcctttctcttcttgcctctaCTCAACCGCccaacttcctcctctaaACTGGCTACTCTTGAGCTTAGGGAGGcgatctttgactcttggGCTTCGAAGCCTTTCGATATCACAGAATaccgtcttcttgttgaagggctcttgttcttcccaAGATCTCTGATATGACGACTGGTCTTTGGCGTATTATCAGAGTCGACTTGCCCGTCCCTGCGGCTGTCTGATGCAGGCGTcgtttccttcttgtctggcTGAATCTCAGGATGCATAAGCGCTTTTCGTCGTGAGATCGGCCAGTTTCCAGTCACTCTCCAGCCAGAAAGGAtgtttttcttcgtcatacCCACTTCCCTGGCTTTGGCATAAGCCTTAATGAAGTTGACTTTGTCCACCGGGGCAGAATCAGTCAGGGCGGCCAACTTTTGGAGTTCTTTGCGGTATGCAGCCTTGGAGGCATTGAACACGCCGTTGTCAAGTGGCTGTAGGCCGTGGGAGCAATGGGCTGGCAAGTAACAACAATATACGTTGTTCAAGAAACACAtagccatccactcatcctggATTTAGGGTCAGCGGCACTTTTGGTTCAGGAGGTTCAGGACAGGCAGATACTCACAGACACATGGCTTCGATGACCATCTAATATAATGAGCCTCGCATCGGACTCATCTTCCGGTTGTGTTTGGGAAAGATAGACCTCTCTGAGCCACTTAATTGCGATATGGTTGTCTGTCCAGCCGTTGTCGGACGTGATATAATACCAGCCGGCcacctccttgagctcatcgataAACCACTGTTGCTGAagttctttgcctttgaaGATAATCCCCGGTTTCAGAAGACGGCCAGTTGCCGTGACGGCTTCGATAAAGCTAGTCCAAGTGCGGGACTGGGAGCctttgaggaaggccttctTCCTGGGATCGCTACTGCCGACAACCAAAGAATCCAAGCCTAGATTCGCTATATATTAGCTGAATTCCTGGTCAAAGCGACAGATACTCGCCAAATCCGGCCATTATACCGCCCTCATCAACGTTAACTGTGTTCTCGGgtttgatccagccatactctctctcccggatatcaaagtaccaattgacaGCGGTCGGGGTAAAGCAATTGAACCTCGACGCCTCCTGCCGTTTTCCTATCTTTGTCTTTATAGATAGATGTCGTTTCATGAACCTGGCTAGCCAATATACACCGACAGGCTTTTCCCTTCCTTGTTGTCGTAGGAGGGCATTGACGGTGGCGCGAACTTGACTGGGAGAGGGAGCATAGCCTAAGGCCTCTTGCCGAAGTATCCATGCGACTAATCTGGACTCCTCAGGTTTGGATAACAGCTGGGCAGGCTGTGTGACCTCTGACCTTGACGGTAGGCCCCTTAATCGGTCCCCGAGAGTCGACCGAGGGATCTCACGTTTCTGGGCGGATTTGTTCTGCGAGAGGCCGTTATCCGTGACATCTAACACTGCTTTAGCAACTTCATCCTCTGTATAAGACACGCGTGGCATTTTTAAGGCGATTATTAGGGGCTGGCATCGGGAACATTGGAAGGAGCGTCGGGGAGGCTGGGTGTCAAAGGAGATGTTTTGACAAATTTTACATTAGTCCTGTGCGACCATGCTGTATACGTAATCAAAAAAGCAATGTGATGATATCAGGCTGAACGAATTTCCTGATACAATAGAAATTATTCTATACTAATAGCTTCAATTCTGGTCAAATCCTGTGTAAGTGAAATTGggcattttgtatggggaaacTTTTTTTTCGCTTGCCGGTAGGTGGGTGCTGCCGGTAGGTGGGTACCGCATGGTAACTCCTTCCGATAAGAGGGGGGTTGAGTAGTAACGAATGGTGAATTTTTTGGCCTTATTTCATTACAAGGCAAGGCCTGATCctacacacacacacaagtctattacgcccggtaggCCATTTCCCAGAGGGCTCTATGAGTTAAAAATACATACATCTCGCTAGTTGTTGCCTTGATCTCGCCAAGCCCATGTggttcttgtcttgttctttcCAGCCTGGTCATCGCTTGTCTCCTTGATCCCCGTAATTGTTAGTAATAGCaggtcaacttgaagcccaattcctccaagtgttcagtttcctatcttcggcggctgaagcggtGCCTACTTCTGGCTACGAAAGCATGGAGGCTGTGTCGAGGTAATCCTCGAGTTCTCTCCaagcaaggctggcaagaccTGGACAACAATACCAGGGTCGACTTACGGCGCTTCGTAGTCGTCACGCGTGCGCCCTGGTCGTGCGATCGCAGTTTGCACCTTAAGCCCGCCGCAGACAGCACTTCTAGGGACGACATCGCGCCGCAGCGCCTCAGGTGCGAGCTGAGCCTAGATCCCGTCCTCTTGGCCAACCGACATGCGCGTCCGTCCTCTCCGGCCAGTGTACAGATTCCTTGAAGACATCGACAGACGACCAGCAGTGCCCCTGGCACTGGCCCGGTTGCGAGCCGGACTCGATCCTTCCTCCGGTCCCCATACACTGCCACGGCCCACCGGGTTGTCCGGGCGCGACCCCGGGCCCGACTTCCCGTTACAAGCAGAAGTCTCCTTCGGCCTGCCGACCATGTCTTGCAGCCAAGGCTCTGTCTACCACCACCCAGCCGGCGTGCTGGAagagttgaccttgtccacTAACCAACCCAGCCTCCCCGTATGTGTCATGTGTGCGGTGCGCTGTAGCCTTGCGGCCCGATCATTGGGTGTTCCGTAACCACTTCGGTCTTAACGACTCCTTCAACAATCTGTTAACAACTTCCATTACACACAGGACGAACACTTATGGAAGGGGATCCGCGCCCTCGCGGTGTGCACTGCGGCCCTTTGGCATCACGTTCCAATGCCACCGTCCCAGAGCCGGTCTGGGTCCGAGGGTGCCCTGTCTTCTGTAGCTGCCAAAACGGCAGGAAGTCGGGTGGTTTTCATAACCAGTTCCCTCGATCGGTTT is part of the Fusarium oxysporum Fo47 chromosome VII, complete sequence genome and harbors:
- a CDS encoding arabinan endo-1,5-alpha-L-arabinosidase A, with the translated sequence MMQGGGTQIMAGHGQIRGPGHNAVFADNDADVLVYHYYDATSGDARIGINLLRYDNGWPVAY